The Aspergillus chevalieri M1 DNA, chromosome 5, nearly complete sequence genome includes a region encoding these proteins:
- a CDS encoding uncharacterized protein (COG:S;~EggNog:ENOG410PK12): protein MENSQLAASIMTTATLNGFNSAPDTPSPVYPDRLIRPLPKRTLRSRLSLCAADSILYPPAPAATHVFHGVPTDSGDVENDSKVYVQESVEHECPDCNSWHHYYEDDVSCDCDCDSADEDGPVVVRRSAGFRGASLSPSASSSHPQRLPVNGEGSRQIKSASAGPDGYDAFENTNNKKKRKIPTPGNMGNNHSSLSPEFSAMGLATSAPSTPSATTADSLAYYGAGNPASPVGSGISGSGRGRLGRQVPRGGSGKIPLSVQTQIGFANGDPAGKSDQGIISAAIANAAAVSSPPRGSGNVSLLDQQTNATTPTKTQFTFTCESDSSKGMAMQAQNTYPAQHRSPTSPFPAIAHNPRNFSTQGTQTSPSMTAQAHQQFQQPSQMQQQPQNHDGSAAEPANAGRKKKRSPDSVYALAARQRKIQQQYANLHHPPSIEDLWICEFCEYESIFGRPPEALIRQYEIKDRKERKRLAEKKRLLEKAKMKGRKNRKATKNATKNTSAHQPAFQSSYDRASVDHPSVGGSGGGHEDNYNEHDEEPVPFPSPPPASFKPPLPPEHQSRISANSMVAPGAIDSETSRPP, encoded by the exons ATGGAAAACTCACAGCTGGCAGCCAGCATCATGACCACAGCTACGTTGA ATGGGTTCAACTCGGCCCCGGACACACCTTCGCCCGTCTATCCAGACCGATTAATCCGACCACTCCCCAAACGGACCTTGCGCTCACGTCTATCCCTCTGTGCCGCCGATTCGATTCTTTACCCGCCGGCGCCCGCTGCAACCCATGTCTTCCACGGCGTACCGACAGATAGTGGGGATGTTGAGAATGACTCAAAGGTCTATGTGCAGGAGTCCGTGGAGCACGAATGTCCAGATTGCAACTCTTGGCATCATTATTATGAGGATGACGTAAGTTGTGACTGCGACTGTGACAGCGCTGATGAGGATGGTCCTGTTGTGGTGCGGCGGAGTGCTGGTTTTCGCGGGGCTTCCCTGTCTCCGTCAGCTTCGAGCTCCCACCCCCAGAGGCTTCCGGTCAACGGGGAAGGGTCTCGCCAGATCAAGTCTGCTTCAGCAGGCCCTGACGGGTATGATGCTTTCGagaacaccaacaacaagaagaaacGCAAGATTCCAACGCCGGGAAACATGGGCAATAACCATTCTAGCTTGTCTCCCGAATTTTCTGCCATGGGACTCGCGACATCAGCTCCGTCGACGCCTTCCGCAACGACAGCTGATAGCTTGGCCTATTATGGAGCGGGCAATCCGGCGTCTCCGGTTGGGAGCGGGATCTCCGGTTCAGGCAGAGGTCGCCTTGGGCGCCAAGTGCCTCGCGGTGGCAGTGGAAAAATCCCGTTGTCAGTCCAAACTCAAATTGGTTTTGCAAATG GTGACCCCGCCGGGAAATCAGACCAGGGTATCATTTCGGCTGCCATCGCAAACGCTGCCGCGGTCTCTTCTCCGCCGAGAGGCTCTGGTAATGTCAGCTTGCTCGACCAGCAAACCAATGCCACGACGCCCACCAAGACCCAGTTTACCTTCACGTGTGAATCGGATTCCTCCAAGGGCATGGCAATGCAAGCACAGAACACCTATCCCGCGCAGCACCGCTCGCCCACCTCCCCTTTTCCCGCGATTGCACATAATCCTCGAAACTTTTCCACGCAGGGCACGCAAACAAGTCCAAGTATGACTGCACAGGCTCACCAGCAATTCCAGCAGCCGTCGCAGAtgcagcaacaaccacaaaaTCATGATGGGTCCGCTGCCGAGCCGGCTAATGCTGGCAGAAAGAAGAAACGGTCACCGGACAGTGTCTATGCGCTGGCTGCACGCCAACGAAAGATCCAGCAGCAATATGCCAATCTTCATCACCCTCCGAGCATCGAAGATCTCTGGATTTGTGAGTTTTGTGAATACGAGAGCATCTTTGGTCGTCCACCAGAGGCTCTGATTCGGCAATATGAGATTAAGGATCGCAAGGAGCGGAAGCGAttggcggagaagaagagactGCTCGAGAAGGCCAAGATGAAGGGGCGGAAGAATAGGAAAGCAACCAAAAACGCAACGAAGAATACCTCGGCCCACCAACCGGCGTTTCAGTCTAGTTACGATCGTGCGTCTGTTGACCATCCGTCTGTTGGAGGGTCAGGAGGCGGCCATGAAGATAATTATAATGAACATGATGAGGAGCCGGTTCCCTTTCCGAGCCCTCCGCCCGCTTCCTTCAAGCCGCCATTACCCCCGGAGCATCAATCCAGGATATCTGCTAATTCCATGGTCGCGCCTGGTGCAATAGATTCAGAAACGAGTCGGCCACCATGA
- a CDS encoding MARVEL domain-containing protein (COG:S;~EggNog:ENOG410PQUE;~TransMembrane:4 (i64-83o98-117i137-161o181-201i)) → MWFLLFKVFKTGVSQAKKHKAKKNTSSPVADADKAGTTTEMFSLDNASGTNTSTRNPFKTILDFLLRLLQFALGIAVVGLYGQDLSGTSSNKGIDGRWLYAVIVGALSSVTALLYLIHLGITKKKKTTPFYCAENGVVGVCLFAWEGVVCLLWLVCFGIFGKVFLPASHGAGGYEGKMWRAVWVDLVCWAVWGASMVWFGVRWWKARAGTSDAGGDVEKGNDE, encoded by the coding sequence ATGTGgttcctcctcttcaaagTCTTTAAAACCGGCGTCTCTCAAGCCAAAAAGCACAAAGCCAAGAAGAACACCTCCTCTCCCGTTGCCGACGCCGACAAAGCCGGAACAACCACCGAAATGTTCTCTCTCGACAACGCCAGCggcaccaacaccagcacccgCAACCCCTTCAAAACAATCCTCgacttcctcctccgcctgctACAGTTCGCCCTAGGCATCGCTGTCGTCGGCCTCTACGGGCAGGATCTCTCAGGTACCTCGTCGAACAAGGGCATTGATGGGCGCTGGTTGTACGCTGTGATCGTTGGTGCTTTGTCTTCGGTTACGGCATTGCTGTATTTGATTCACCTGGGAAttacgaagaagaagaagacgacgcCGTTTTATTGTGCTGAGAACGGGGTTGTGGGGGTTTGTCTGTTTGCGTGGGAGGGGGTTGTGTGTTTGTTGTGGTTGGTTTGTTTTGGGATTTTTGGGAAGGTGTTTTTGCCTGCGAGCCATGGGGCTGGCGGGTATGAGGGGAAGATGTGGAGGGCTGTTTGGGTGGATTTGGTTTGTTGGGCAGTTTGGGGGGCTAGTATGGTTTGGTTTGGAGTGAGGTGGTGGAAGGCTAGGGCTGGTACTTCTGATGCTGGCGGAGATGTTGAGAAGGGGAATGACGAGTGA
- a CDS encoding GATA-like domain-containing protein (COG:S;~EggNog:ENOG410PTJ1;~InterPro:IPR013860;~PFAM:PF08550): MDLPKGLVTTTRIPSHLEDPNVIDALDIAHLWKVYHTNPAVHNNDSGHRLENFFWRVWGNERLRCSLQGEALATLFVNIAESQAQKFSSSSSVVKSKSLEKMSSEPTISKVNVQLPPTPPTEENKSDSTTRNSNARSNSDPISNTNTNTRTPLPPILKKPKPVNGNESPQKKARLLLTGIGGQHVTRKPSNPLTPISPPPFAAAAKEDPNATITTTTTTDNDITAITATNTTHNTTTAATFRAQYQYQKKPYLVASKASKRRPVLGRRKSSQTAIPRYEAKSDYFGQGDTNATTPTKTSSKTTTNTTVGFSRDEDDNLKEQRPVTPVDEEGPINCEKTAQRESSDTEAPASLDQENHQSKQDERTESPKESQPPDGKYANTDDLNLKNLPPNLVSNLKLLLAQQKPTTTTTTRPNNTKSRPKHIPYSITTTNAATHRLTNHERDHLRRLKSSTYIHQLQHQLQQQQHQQPAKLVDDHFRVRFAEELQREERFLNTVNSLPEEERSAVLEGHSGRSKAPRIPRTSWVEVLGGGGAGVERDIDTERIKQERPEAATNDNDDGWSFTGEDGGGWAADDAQDHYSDTQVDAAPFKFEGMSYASSWRAACRLQVSGQLTVLLRAEQYGYRGDAEIVDST; the protein is encoded by the exons ATGGACCTTCCAAAAGGGCTAGTGACCACCACCAGAATCCCCTCCCACCTTGAAGATCCCAATGTGATAGACGCCCTTGATATCGCACATTTATGGAAAG TCTATCACACGAACCCCGCAGTCCACAATAACGACTCAGGTCACCGCCTGGAGAACTTCTTCTGGAGAGTCTGGGGCAACGAGCGTCTGCGATGTTCGTTGCAGGGAGAGGCGCTGGCCACGCTGTTTGTCAATATTGCTGAGTCGCAGGCACAGAAgttctcgtcttcttctaGTGTTGTAAAGTCAAAGTCGTTGGAAAAG ATGTCCAGCGAACCTACAATCTCCAAAGTCAACGTCCAACTCCCGCCAACACCACCGACTGAGGAGAACAAGTCAGACAGCACAACCAGAAATTCGAATGCAAGATCGAATTCAGATCCAATTTCAAATACAAATACAAATACTCGCACTCCTCTCCCACCTATCCTCAAAAAGCCAAAACCAGTAAACGGCAATGAATCTCCCCAGAAGAAAGCACGGCTACTCCTCACCGGAATCGGTGGCCAACATGTCACCCGCAAGCCATCTAACCCTTTGACTCCAATCTCGCCTCCGCcgtttgctgctgctgcgaagGAAGATCCAAATGCCACTataaccaccaccaccacaactgATAATGATATTACTGCTATTACTGCTACTAACACTACCCACAACACGACTACTGCTGCGACTTTCAGGGCGCAGTACCAATACCAGAAAAAGCCTTATCTCGTCGCGAGCAAAGCAAGCAAGCGCAGGCCCGTGCTCGGGCGGCGCAAGTCCTCGCAGACTGCTATTCCGAGATATGAAGCGAAAAGTGATTATTTCGGGCAGGGGGATACAAATGCAACTACACCTACAAAAACAAGCTCGAAGACAACAACTAATACAACTGTTGGTTTCAGtcgggatgaggatgataaCTTGAAGGAACAAAGGCCAGTTACTCCGGTTGATGAGGAAGGGCCAATTAATTGCGAAAAGACAGCACAAAGAGAGTCCTCGGACACGGAAGCCCCTGCTTCTCTTGATCAGGAGAACCATCAAAGCAAGCAAGACGAGCGCACGGAGAGCCCTAAGGAATCGCAACCGCCAGACGGCAAATACGCCAACACAGATG ACCTCAATCTCAAAAACCTCCCTCCAAACCTCGTCTCCAACCTCAAACTCCTCCTCGCCCAACAAAaaccaaccacaaccaccaccaccaggcccaacaacaccaaatCACGCCCCAAACACATCCCATACTCCATCACTACTACCAACGCCGCGACGCACCGCCTCACCAACCACGAACGCGaccacctccgccgcctAAAATCAAGCACCTACATACACCAACTCCAGCACCAgctccaacaacaacaacatcagCAACCAGCAAAGCTCGTCGACGACCATTTCCGCGTGCGCTTCGCGGAAGAACTCCAGCGTGAAGAGAGATTTCTGAACACCGTGAATTCATTACCGGAGGAGGAGCGGAGTGCGGTTCTGGAGGGGCATAGCGGGCGTTCGAAAGCTCCGAGGATTCCGAGGACGTCGTGGGTTGAGGTTCTTGGTGGTGGGGGTGCGGGTGTTGAGCGAGATATTGATACTGAGAGGATAAAGCAAGAGCGTCCCGAAGCCGCTACCAACGacaatgatgatggatggtcATTTACAGGTGAAGATGGCGGTGGATGGGCGGCCGATGATGCACAGGATCACTACAGTGATACGCAGGTGGATGCTGCTCCGTTCAAGTTTGAAGGGATGTCCTACGCTTCATCCTGGCGTGCGGCATGTCGACTACAGGTTTCGGGGCAGTTGACGGTGTTGCTTCGTGCTGAGCAGTATGGGTATCGAGGGGATGCGGAAATAGTGGATAGTACTTAG
- a CDS encoding putative D-arabinitol dehydrogenase ArbD (COG:Q;~EggNog:ENOG410PKFE;~InterPro:IPR002347,IPR036291,IPR020904;~PFAM:PF00106,PF13561,PF08659;~go_function: GO:0016491 - oxidoreductase activity [Evidence IEA];~go_process: GO:0055114 - oxidation-reduction process [Evidence IEA]): MFRPTISRQALKALNTSTRPSPFAASSSSLRSPFVRPLSSSIPRTKDHKKYPKNGFLESATTKAPQGASGEQEGKYARTDEDIVIPYPDDAHMPAQPIVQGRGGMHFKRTLAQFSLENKVTVVTGGARGLGLVMAQAIVASGSDIAIVDLNKEEAETQAKKLVDTFRRENPGLEQMPKVTAHYSDVSNPNSVNASLQEIIDQHGRIDSLVTSAGFTENFDAISYPYDRMQKLWGVVVDGTYLFSTGVAKHLMERNASGSIVMIGSMSSSIVNIPQPQAPYNAAKAAVRHLASSFGVEWAGSNIRVNCISPGYMLTALTRKILDENPDLREKWTSLIPLGKMGDPEDLMGAVIFLLSDASRYMTGAEIRVDGGYTLT, translated from the exons ATGTTCAGGCCAACCATTTCCCGTCAGGCCCTCAAGGCCCTCAACACCTCTACGCGTCCATCCCCATTCGCTGCCTCTTCGTCCTCTCTCCGCTCGCCCTTTGTTCGTCCCCTCTCGTCCTCTATCCCCCGTACCAAAGACCACAAGAAGTATCCCAAGAATGGCTTCCTGGAATCCGCTACAACCAAAGCCCCCCAGGGCGCCTCCGGTGAGCAGGAGGGTAAATACGCTCGTACCGATGAGGATATCGTGATTCCGTACCCTGATGATGCCCACATGCCGGCCCAGCCCATCGTTCAGGGACGTGGGGGGATGCACTTCAAGCGGACGCTTGCTCAATTCTCGCTCGAGAACAAGGTTACTGTGGTGACGGGTGGTGCTCGTGGTTTGGGCTTGGTTATGGCTCAGGCTATTGTTGCTTCGGGGTCTGATATTGCTATTGTTGATTTGAACA AGGAGGAGGCGGAAACCCAAGCTAAGAAGTTGGTGGACACTTTCCGGAGGGAGAACCCTGGCCTGGAGCA AATGCCCAAGGTCACTGCGCACTACTCCGACGTTTCCAACCCGAATTCCGTCAACGCATCGCTCCAAGAGATCATTGACCAGCACGGTCGAATCGACAGCTTGGTCACCTCTGCTGGCTTCACGGAGAACTTCGATGCCATCTCGTACCCCTACGACCGTATGCAGAAGCTGTGGGGTGTCGTCGTGGATGGTACCTACCTGTTCTCGACCGGTGTTGCCAAGCACCTGATGGAGCGCAACGCTTCGGGCAGCATTGTAATGATTGGTAGCATGTCTAGCTCCATTGTCAACATTCCTCAGCCTCAAGCTCCGTACAACGCGGCCAAGGCTGCTGTTCGTCACCTTGCTTCATCTTTTGGTGTTGAGTGGGCGGGCTCCAACATCCGAGTGAACTGCATTAGCCCTGGATACATGCTGACTGCTCT CACCCGCAAGATCCTGGATGAGAACCCCGACCTCCGCGAGAAGTGGACTTCGCTCATTCCCCTCGGTAAGATGGGAGATCCCGAAGACCTCATGGGTGCGGTTATCTTCCTCCTGAGTGACGCATCCCGGTACATGACCGGTGCTGAGATCCGCGTCGACGGTGGCTACACCTTGACTTAA
- a CDS encoding uncharacterized protein (COG:E,I;~EggNog:ENOG410PHUI;~InterPro:IPR000089,IPR011761,IPR016185,IPR011764, IPR005479,IPR005482,IPR005481,IPR011054,IPR011053;~PFAM:PF02786,PF02222,PF00364,PF02785,PF07478, PF00289;~go_function: GO:0005524 - ATP binding [Evidence IEA];~go_function: GO:0046872 - metal ion binding [Evidence IEA]), producing the protein MPLSPFLRITPRLGPKIARRSKRAASTLSSNAAESRFSLDSILIANRGEIALRVGQTASQHGIRVTTLYTDPDSRAQHALSSPFAFNLGSVSAYLDGDRIIEIAKREGCQGIHPGYGFLSENSAFARKCTEAGLVFIGPPWRAIEDMGDKSRSKEIMTAANVPCVPGYHGQNQDPNFLEAEADKIRYPVLIKAIKGGGGKGMRIASSKSEFQAQLESAKSEAMNSFGDDHVLVEKYITTPRHIEVQIFADKHGNCVALGERDCSIQRRHQKILEESPAPDLPDATRKDLWAKARSAALAVDYEGAGTVEFIFDNDTGEFFFMEMNTRLQVEHPVTEMVTGQDLVYWQLKVAEGAKLPLTQDEVEAQMASRGHAIEARIYAENPDQGFIPDSGRLVHVRTPAITEDTRIDAGFVTGDEVSAHYDPMIAKLIVRGATREEAIRKLAAALEEYEIAGPITNIEFLKAVCKNDDFIAGQVETGFIEKHREGLFATNVIGDEVLAQIALACLHSDTVDNSRKLANFEGSAVGFSPSYQQHQFTFGDTQTGSKDGTTFNVQIQQTSDNQFSVKVGDRVFEPVFSHRNPDSPVITSFFPHTRLDTTVIRGEDSIVAFQQGTQYRLTVPRAKWMEKALGMKDVTNSVLAPMPCKILRVEVQAGDAVEKDQPLVVIESMKMETVIRSPQRGTISRVVHQKGDQCKSGTPLVEFAGEGGD; encoded by the exons ATGCCACTCTCACCGTTTCTCCGCATTACTCCCCGCTTGGGGCCGAAAATAGCTCGGAGGTCGAAGAGAGCTGCTTCCACGCTATCATCAAATGCAGCGGAGTCACGTTTCTCACTCGATTCAATTCTCATTGCAAATCGTGGTGAAATAGCTTT ACGAGTCGGACAAACCGCTTCGCAGCATGGCATTCGAGTTACTACCCTATACACGGATCCGGATAGCCGAGCCCAGCATGCCCTGAGTTCCCCTTTTGCGTTCAATTTGGGATCCGTTTCGGCCTACCTCGATGGAGATCGGATTATAGAGATTGCAAAGAGAGAAGGCTGCCAAGGGATACACCCTGGTTACGGCTTT CTTAGTGAGAATTCTGCATTTGCACGGAAATGTACGGAGGCTGGGTTAGTGTTCATTGGCCCACCGTGGAGAGCCATTGAAGACATGGGAGACAAGAG TCGGTCCAAAGAGATCATGACGGCTGCCAATGTACCCTGTGTACCCGGCTACCATGGCCAAAATCAAGACCCCAACTTCCTCGAAGCTGAAGCGGACAAGATCAGATATCCTGTGCTCATTAAGGCTATAAAGGGCGGCGGTGGCAAAGGCATGCGTATCGCCTCGTCAAAGTCAGAGTTTCAGGCTCAGCTAGAGTCAGCAAAATCGGAGGCCATGAACTCGTTCGGCGACGACCACGTCTTAGTGGAGAAGTATATCACCACACCACGACACATTGAAGTCCAAATTTTCGCAGACAAGCACGGTAATTGTGTCGCTCTCGGAGAAAGAGACTGCAGTATTCAACGCAGGCATCAGAAGATCCTTGAAGAGTCTCCTGCTCCTGACCTTCCTGATGCAACCAGAAAAGACCTCTGGGCTAAAGCAAGATCCGCCGCATTGGCTGTTGATTATGAAGGTGCTGGCACAGTCGAGTTTATCTTCGATAACGACACCGGGGAATTCTTCTTTATGGAGATGAACACCCGACTTCAGGTTGAGCACCCCGTGACTGAGATGGTTACCGGCCAAGACCTGGTTTACTGGCAACTCAAAGTGGCCGAGGGTGCAAAGCTCCCGTTGACCCAAGATGAAGTGGAAGCCCAAATGGCTAGCCGCGGACATGCTATTGAGGCTAGAATTTATGCAGAGAATCCTGACCAGGGGTTTATTCCTGATTCGGGGCGTCTGGTCCACGTCCGCACTCCAGCAATCACAGAGGATACTCGGATTGATGCAGGCTTCGTCACCGGGGATGAGGTGTCAGCACATTATGATCCTATGATCGCAAAACTGATTGTGCGGGGCGCAACACGAGAAGAAGCGATCCGCAAGCTTGCAGCTGCACTGGAGGAGTATGAAATTGCCGGGCCCATCACCAACATCGAATTCTTGAAGGCTGTCTGCAAAAACGACGATTTCATTGCAGGTCAGGTTGAAACGGGTTTCATCGAGAAACACCGGGAAGGATTGTTCGCCACAAATGTCATCGGGGACGAGGTGCTCGCACAGATCGCATTGGCCTGTCTACACTCCGACACCGTTGACAACTCGCGAAAACTAGCTAATTTTGAAGGGTCTGCGGTGGGATTCAGTCCAAGTTACCAGCAACATCAGTTCACTTTCGGAGACACGCAAACCGGGTCTAAGGATGGCACCACATTCAATGTGCAAATCCAACAGACAAGCGACAACCAATTCAGTGTGAAGGTCGGGGACCGAGTGTTCGAGCCAGTGTTCAGCCATCGCAACCCGGACTCGCCAGTGATCACCTCATTCTTTCCCCACACGCGTCTAGACACCACGGTCATCCGGGGCGAAGATTCAATAGTCGCATTCCAACAAGGTACCCAGTATCGATTGACGGTACCACGGGCGAAATGGATGGAAAAGGCATTGGGAATGAAGGATGTGACCAACAGTGTGTTGGCGCCAATGCCGTGCAAAATCCTGCGTGTGGAGGTACAGGCGGGCGACGCGGTCGAGAAGGACCAACCGTTGGTGGTGATCGAGAGTATGAAGATGGAGACCGTCATCCGTAGCCCACAGCGGGGAACTATTTCACGGGTGGTGCATCAAAAAGGA GACCAATGTAAGAGCGGGACTCCCCTCGTCGAATTCGCGGGTGAAGGCGGTGACTAG
- a CDS encoding uncharacterized protein (COG:S;~EggNog:ENOG410PYU0) encodes MSDDEEYYDDFDDIFWIEEPEPDAADDLAATATYDAVFFEDPSFEADEYYSDWDELSDDYYDEDPTVKLGHRVADLTNRRPAGQGPQTIRRRKQSNDTQNGGGGTTRVVSSKVPDQTSFQSVVWKRPEHDKNPVQIMVPGEGEKVALLKNWREVFKNSHPSFGRSRAWRQQKVLDYLDNSVPEFAPPDPVKNLVVEDETSRDVSTDRTSGDSGSGGYASNTTLEKSVSPPSVQDDKVVNPALVNDLPMNNDPSQPSAPSNKEYNNNNPDTTSGAPPPASSPVKGKKRKASISIDGDQSKGRKSKRVAAGQDTQAAPAPGPVRRSARQTRSQK; translated from the exons ATGTCTGACGACGAAGAATACTACGACGATTTTGACGATATCTTCTGGATCGAAGAGCCTGAACCTGATGCGGCT GACGACCTGGCTGCGACAGCAACTTACGATGCCGTTTTCTTTGAAGACCCGTCGTTCGAGGCAGACGAGTATTACAGTGACTGGGACGAACTTTCCGACGATTATTACGATGAAGATCCGACGGTTAAACTAGGACATCGCGTGGCGGACTTAACCAACCGAAGGCCAGCCGGCCAAGGTCCCCAGACGATACGGAGACGGAAACAAAGCAATGATACACAAAATGGAGGAGGGGGTACTACTCGAGTCGTTTCGTCCAAGGTGCCAGACCAAACCTCTTTCCAGAGTGTTGTTTGGAAACGACCAGAGCACGACAAGAACCCGGTCCAGATCATGGTACCAGGCGAAGGGGAGAAGGTCGCATTACTGAAGAACTGGCGAGAAGTCTTCAAGAACTCCCATCCCTCGTTCGGTCGTTCCCGGGCATGGAGACAACAGAAAGTTCTTGATTATCTCGATAACTCTGTTCCAGAATTTGCGCCTCCGGACCCGGTTAAGAATCTCGTGGTGGAAGATGAGACGTCAAGGGATGTCAGCACTGACCGGACCTCGGGGGACAGTGGATCTGGGGGATATGCCTCGAATACTACTCTGGAAAAATCAGTCTCTCCACCGTCTGTGCAAGATGACAAGGTTGTGAACCCAGCTTTGGTAAACGACTTACCGATGAACAATGATCCTTCGCAACCCTCCGCACCATCCAATAAAGAATATAACAACAATAATCCGGATACCACATCAGGAGCTCCGCCTCCCGCTTCGTCGCCTGTGAAGGGTAAAAAGCGCAAGGCTTCTATCTCCATTGACGGGGATCAATCCAAAGGACGCAAGTCAAAGCGCGTGGCGGCTGGCCAAGATACACAGGCAGCGCCAGCACCGGGACCTGTACGGAGGTCTGCTAGACAAACAAGAAGTCAGAAATAG
- a CDS encoding uncharacterized protein (COG:I;~EggNog:ENOG410PFKB;~InterPro:IPR006091,IPR006089,IPR009075,IPR013786, IPR009100,IPR036250,IPR037069;~PFAM:PF02770,PF00441,PF02771,PF08028;~go_function: GO:0003995 - acyl-CoA dehydrogenase activity [Evidence IEA];~go_function: GO:0016627 - oxidoreductase activity, acting on the CH-CH group of donors [Evidence IEA];~go_function: GO:0050660 - flavin adenine dinucleotide binding [Evidence IEA];~go_process: GO:0055114 - oxidation-reduction process [Evidence IEA]) has product MAVVSILPFALRSSSRVLSRSQKPLLHRIPAIRPLSTKHPKGFVAPTEDELQELRERVQEFTRREIPEDVAARTDAENEFPAEMWKKLGNAGFLGVTANEEYGGLGMGYQAHCVVMEEISRASGSIALSYAAHSQLCVNQLSLNGTPEQKERYLPGLLSGEKVGALAMSEHSAGSDVVSMKTSAKEVDGGWVLNGTKMWITNGPNADYVVVYAKTEPEKGSKGITAFVVETTFNGFSCAQKLDKLGMRGSNTGELVFDNVFVPKENVLGEINRGVKVLMEGLDLERLVLSAGPLGIMQASLDLVLPYTHQRKQFGTPIAHNQLIQGKLADIASSPEFKIRTQDCAGAILYAAERATECALDAIQLMGGTGYINEVPAGRLLRDAKLYEIGAGTSEIRRMVIGRAFHREYS; this is encoded by the exons ATGGCTGTGGTATCAATTCTCCCTTTTGCTCTCCGGAGCTCCTCCAGAGTCCTATCTCGATCGCAGAAGCCGCTCCTCCACCGCATCCCCGCAATTCGGCCGCTGTCAACCAAACATCCGAAAGGCTTCGTTGCACCGACGGAGGATGAGTTGCAAGAGCTCCGGGAGCGAGTTCAAGAGTTTACCA GACGTGAGATACCCGAGGATGTTGCGGCTCGGACAGACGCAGAGAATGAGTTTCCGGCAGAGATGTGGAAGAAATTGGGCAATGCTGG GTTCCTAGGAGTAACTGCAAATGAAGAATATGGCGGACTCGGAATGGGCTACCAGGCTCACTGCGTGGTGATGGAAGAGATTAGCAGAGCATCAG GAAGCATTGCCCTATCCTACGCCGCCCACTCCCAACTCTGCGTGAACCAACTATCCTTGAACGGAACTCCCGAACAGAAAGAACGATATCTACCTGGTCTCCTCTCTGGCGAGAAAGTCGGTGCGCTGGCCATGTCTGAACACTCGGCTGGCTCCGATGTTGTCAGTATGAAAACGTCTGCCAAAGAAGTTGATGGTGGCTGGGTGCTGAACGGCACCAAGATGTGGATCACCAAT GGCCCCAATGCAGACTACGTCGTCGTATACGCCAAGACAGAGCCAGAGAAAGGATCGAAAGGTATTACCGCGTTCGTGGTGGAAACGACCTTTAACGGATTCTCGTGCGCGCAGAAGCTTGACAAGCTGGGTATGCGTGGCTCCAACACAGGCGAGCTTGTTTTTGATAATGTCTTCGTGCCCAAAGAGAACGTCTTGGGTGAAATTAACCGGGGCGTCAAGGTGCTGATGGAAGGTCTGGATCTTGAACGTCTCGTCTTGAGTGCCGGACCTTTGGG TATCATGCAAGCATCTCTCGACCTCGTCCTCCCCTACACCCACCAACGCAAACAATTCGGAACCCCTATCGCACACAACCAGCTTATCCAGGGTAAACTGGCAGACAT CGCTTCATCCCCAGAATTCAAAATCCGAACCCAGGACTGCGCGGGTGCTATTCTGTACGCCGCAGAGAGGGCTACGGAATGTGCCCTGGACGCGATTCAGCTTATGGGTGGCACTGGTTATATCAATGAAGTCCCTGCTGGAAGATTGCTTCGAGATGCGAAGTTGTACGAGATCGGTGCTGGGACGAGTGAGATTAGACGCATGGTTATTGGGCGTGCATTCCATAGAGAATACTCTTAG